A stretch of the Gossypium hirsutum isolate 1008001.06 chromosome D07, Gossypium_hirsutum_v2.1, whole genome shotgun sequence genome encodes the following:
- the LOC107956734 gene encoding probable methyltransferase PMT3 gives MTRGRADVNPKKRLITWIIVLVFCCGCFYAYTRSRGSSALEYGSKSLRKFGSSYWRGDEDTTDTSTKHEEDADDGFIPKSFPVCDDRHSEIIPCLDRNLIYQTRLKLDLSVMEHYERHCPLPEKRYNCLIPPPPGYKVPIKWPKSRDQIWKANIPHTHLATEKSDQNWMVVKGDKVVFPGGGTHFHYGADKYLASMANMLNFPKNSMNNEGNVRTVFDAGCGVASFGGYLLAYDILTMSLAPNDVHENQIQFALERGIPAYLGVLGTKRLPYPSRSFELAHCSRCRIDWLQRNGILLLELDRILRPGGYFAYSSPEAYAQDEEDLRIFRAMSAFVERMCWKIAVKRDQTVIWVKPLTNDCYMQREPGTQPPMCRSDDDPDLVWGVPMEACITPYSNQVHRSKGSALAPWPARLTTPPPRLADLGYSDDMFIKDTELWQRRVEHYWTVFGQNLESDTFRNVMDMKANLGSFAAALTNKEVWVMNVVPEDGPNTLKIVYDRGLLGSVHNWCESYSTYPRTYDLIHAWTVFSDIERRGCSIVDLLLEMDRILRPKGYIIYNDKRSIAEVIKKYLGALHWESVAISDSQLVEQEEDDVVFIIQKKMWLTSESLKDSE, from the exons ATGACAAGGGGAAGAGCTGATGTGAATCCAAAGAAACGATTGATCACTTGGATTATAGTGTTGGTATTCTGTTGCGGTTGCTTCTATGCATACACCCGAAGCCGTGGTTCGTCGGCCCTCGAGTATGGAAGTAAATCTTTGAGGAAATTCGGTTCATCATACTGGCGTGGGGATGAAGATACCACAGATACTTCCACTAAACACGAAGAAGATGCTGATGATGGGTTCATACCAAAGAGTTTCCCA GTTTGTGATGATCGACATTCCGAGATAATACCTTGCCTAGACAGGAATCTTATATACCAGACAAGATTGAAGTTGGATTTATCTGTAATGGAACACTATGAAAGACATTGTCCATTGCCTGAAAAACGTTACAATTGTTTGATTCCTCCTCCACCTGGATATAAG GTCCCTATCAAGTGGCCGAAAAGTCGGGATCAGATATGGAAAGCCAACATACCGCACACTCATCTTGCTACTGAAAAATCCGACCAGAACTGGATGGTTGTCAAAGGTGACAAGGTTGTTTTCCCTGGTGGAGGAACTCACTTCCATTATGGCGCAGATAAATATCTTGCTTCAATGGCAAAT ATGCTGAACTTTCCGAAGAATAGTATGAACAACGAGGGAAACGTCCGAACGGTTTTCGATGCGGGATGCGGAGTTGCTAGTTTCGGAGGATACCTGCTGGCGTATGATATTCTTACAATGTCTTTAGCACCAAATGATGTTCATGAAAACCAGATTCAGTTTGCTCTGGAGCGAGGAATCCCGGCGTATCTCGGTGTTTTAGGGACGAAGAGGCTTCCTTACCCAAGTCGATCTTTCGAACTTGCACATTGTTCTCGTTGCAGGATTGATTGGCTTCAAAGGAATGGGATCCTTCTTCTTGAGCTAGACAGGATACTGAGGCCTGGAGGCTATTTTGCCTATTCATCCCCTGAGGCATATGCACAAGATGAAGAAGACTTGCGAATATTTAGAGCAATGAGCGCCTTCGTTGAGCGGATGTGTTGGAAGATCGCAGTTAAAAGAGACCAAACTGTTATTTGGGTTAAACCCTTGACAAATGACTGTTATATGCAAAGAGAGCCTGGTACTCAACCTCCCATGTGCCGATCTGATGATGATCCGGATCTCGTGTGGGGCGTTCCGATGGAAGCTTGTATCACTCCTTACTCTAACC AGGTTCATAGATCAAAAGGGAGTGCGTTGGCTCCTTGGCCTGCTCGTTTGACAACACCGCCTCCACGTCTCGCTGATTTAGGCTACTCCGACGATATGTTCATAAAGGACACG GAACTTTGGCAACGAAGAGTTGAACACTATTGGACTGTTTTCGGTCAAAATCTCGAGTCCGATACGTTTAGAAATGTGATGGACATGAAAGCAAACCTGGGTTCATTTGCAGCTGCGTTGACTAACAAAGAGGTTTGGGTTATGAATGTGGTGCCCGAAGATGGACCCAACACTCTCAAGATAGTATATGACAGAGGACTGTTAGGAAGTGTGCATAACTG GTGCGAAAGCTACTCGACGTATCCGAGAACTTACGATCTGATCCATGCTTGGACCGTGTTCTCTGATATCGAAAGGAGGGGATGTAGCATTGTGGATTTGTTGTTAGAAATGGACCGAATCTTGAGGCCTAAAGGTTACATCATTTATAATGATAAGCGATCGATAGCGGAAGTGATAAAGAAATATTTAGGAGCATTACACTGGGAATCAGTGGCAATATCAGATTCTCAGCTGGTGGAGCAAGAGGAGGATGATGTAGTGTTCATAATTCAGAAGAAAATGTGGCTTACAAGTGAAAGCCTTAAGGACTCCGAATAA
- the LOC107954620 gene encoding dolichyl-diphosphooligosaccharide--protein glycosyltransferase subunit 2, with protein MARRLAGFLVLLLVVSICEAAFLFQPISDSHRSAALELFTPDHGSFKSLEETYEALRTFQILGIEKKPDLTATACRSISETVGSSSSTAKDLFYALKANSIAECKIDKKASKGIISRLNAAVSGASSLLDFYYSVGGLVLIKDQSSEADVHLADAEGVFRSVKAFSQSDGRWRYSSNNPESSAFAAGIALETLAGIVSLASSEIDQSLISTLKNDIIKLFDSIEKYDDGALYFDDKLVDGHEYQGPLSTTSSVLRGLTAFAAVTAENLNLPGDKMLGLAKFFLGICVPGDAKDFFNQIDSLACLESNRVSIPLILSFPSTVLSLTRKDSLKVGVSTVLGSEVPSLTVKLVGAFSSGSKDASLVESQELDFDKASGLHILNGLPKSIDVGSYTFVFEVVLHEPEHEEVYFMGSQTKVPISVTGLIKVENSEIAVLDSDLGSIESQKKLDLAGKNAISLSANHLQKLRLSFQLTTPHGRSFKPHQAFLKLRHESKVEHIFVVGNSGKQFEIVLNFLGLVEKFFYLSGKYDMELTIGDAAMENSLLVAIGHIELDLPEAPEKAPRPPPQPVDPYSRYGPKAEITHIFRAPEKRPPQGLSLAFLGLTILPLLGFLIGLLRLGVNLKNFPTKPVPATFAVLFHVGIGAVLLLYVFFWVKLDLFQTLKLLGFLGVFLVFVGHRILSHLAAASAKLKSA; from the exons ATGGCCAGACGTCTAGCTGGATTTCTGGTTCTCTTACTTGTAGTATCGATCTGCGAAGCCGCTTTTCTTTTTCAACCCATCTCCGATTCTCATCGATCTGCCGCTCTTGAACTCTTCACTCCCGACCATGGATCATTCAAAAG CTTGGAAGAAACATATGAGGCACTAAGAACATTTCAGATTCTTGGAATTGAAAAGAAGCCTGATTTAACAGCTACAGCTTGCCGCTCAATTTCTGAAACTGTTGGGTCATCTTCATCAACTGCAAAGGATCTTTTCTATGCTTTAAAAGCAAATAGTATAGCGGAATGCAAGATTGACAAGAAAGCTTCTAAG GGCATTATTTCAAGACTTAATGCTGCCGTAAGTGGTGCGAGTTCATTGCTTGACTTCTACTATTCAGTAGGAGGTTTGGTACTTATCAAG GATCAAAGTTCTGAAGCTGATGTTCATCTTGCTGATGCTGAGGGAGTGTTCCGCTCTGTCAAG GCTTTCAGCCAGAGTGATGGCAGGTGGCGTTATAGTTCAAATAATCCCGAATCTAGTGCTTTTGCTGCTG GAATTGCACTTGAAACGCTTGCTGGAATTGTTTCGTTAGCATCTTCAGAAATTGACCAATCTTTG ATTAGTACTCTAAAGAATGATATAATCAAGCTTTTTGACAGCATCGAGAAATATG ATGATGGGGCCCTTTACTTTGATGATAAACTTGTTGATGGTCATGAATACCAAGGTCCTTTATCAACCACCTCATCTGTTCTTAGAGGCCTAACAGCATTTGCTGCAGTGACTGCTGAAAATCTCAAT CTTCCAGGGGACAAAATGCTTGGATTAGCTAAATTCTTCCTTGGTATTTGTGTTCCTGGTGATGCCAAAGATTTCTTCAACCAAATAGACTCCTTAGCTTGTTTGGAAAGCAACAG GGTTTCTATCCCACTAATCTTATCATTTCCATCAACGGTGCTTTCATTGACTAGAAAAGACTCACTCAAG GTTGGGGTTAGCACTGTGCTTGGTTCAGAAGTACCATCTCTAACAGTAAAGCTTGTGGGAGCTTTTAGTTCTGGTTCAAAGGATGCTTCTCTAGTTGAAAGCCAG GAACTTGATTTTGACAAGGCATCTGGGCTACATATCTTGAACGGCTTGCCGAAGAGTATTGATGTTGGAAGTTACACATTTGTTTTTGAG gTTGTGCTTCATGAACCTGAGCATGAAGAGGTTTATTTTATGGGAAGCCAAACAAAAGTACCAATATCTGTCACTGGACTTATCAAGGTTGAAAATTCAGAAATTGCAGTTCTTGACAGTGATCTTGGGAGTATAGAATCGCAGAAAAA GCTAGATTTAGCTGGAAAAAATGCTATATCATTATCAGCAAACCACCTCCAGAAGCTGCGTCTATCCTTTCAGTTAACAACTCCTCATGGACGTTCTTTTAAGCCACATCAG GCATTTCTCAAGTTGAGACATGAGAGCAAGGTTGAGCACATCTTTGTGGTTGGGAACTCTGGAAAACAGTTTGAGATAGTTCTA AATTTTCTTGGGCTGGTTGAGAAGTTCTTCTATCTCTCAGGCAAATATGACATGGAGCTCACTATTGGTGATGCTGCTATG GAGAACTCTTTGTTAGTGGCTATCGGACATATTGAGTTAGATCTACCAGAAGCACCCGAGAAGGCACCCCGCCCTCCTCCTCAGCCCGTAGATCCATACTCAAGATATGGACCCAAAGCAGAGATAACACACATCTTCAGGGCTCCTGAAAAGCGTCCACCTCAGGGGCTTTCCCTTGCTTTCCTGGGGCTTACTATCTTGCCATTGCTTGGATTTTTGATTGGG CTATTACGTCTAGGGGTGAACCTGAAGAACTTTCCCACCAAACCCGTACCTGCCACATTTGCCGTTCTCTTCCATGTTGGCATTGGAGCAGTTCTATTGCTCTATGTGTTTTTCTGGGTGAAG TTGGATCTATTCCAAACACTGAAGCTACTTGGTTTCTTGGGAGTATTCCTTGTGTTTGTTGGGCATAGAATCCTATCCCACCTGGCCGCTGCGTCAGCCAAGTTGAAATCTGCCTGA